Proteins co-encoded in one Rhopalosiphum maidis isolate BTI-1 chromosome 2, ASM367621v3, whole genome shotgun sequence genomic window:
- the LOC113554408 gene encoding uncharacterized protein LOC113554408 isoform X1 gives MELTVENVSALSSAAIPAEFPGSYGFMLPSFGELIAYTGLAVIGVFGVLLELFILHRTRSDRNKKYVFMLRCLATNDCIVMVGVLGHMLVSDIWPNTRRNVWSCRIRIVWRFFAMCSGCVAIAMTIERWLAITNPFFYRKVRARVSVAYTVRYPAF, from the coding sequence ATGGAGCTGACCGTCGAGAACGTGTCCGCGTTGTCATCGGCCGCGATACCGGCGGAGTTTCCGGGCTCATATGGTTTTATGTTACCTAGCTTCGGCGAGCTGATAGCCTACACAGGGTTGGCCGTGATCGGCGTGTTCGGCGTCCTGTTGGAACTGTTCATCCTGCACCGGACCAGGTCAGACAGAAACAAGAAATACGTGTTTATGTTGCGGTGCCTGGCCACCAACGATTGCATAGTGATGGTTGGCGTGTTGGGCCATATGTTGGTGAGCGACATATGGCCGAACACCAGGAGAAACGTGTGGTCGTGCCGGATCCGCATCGTGTGGCGGTTCTTCGCGATGTGCTCCGGTTGCGTGGCCATCGCGATGACTATTGAACGCTGGCTGGCGATCACCAACCCGTTTTTTTACCGAAAAGTACGTGCCCGTGTATCTGTAGCTTATACCGTACGATACCCCGCGTTTTAA
- the LOC113554408 gene encoding uncharacterized protein LOC113554408 isoform X2 codes for MKALCMKNSSNKQHTVTIRRTNQELSLACNEATKEERAFGWLMFLLCVTFVTCWVPQMSERS; via the exons ATGAAAGCTCTGTGCATGAAGAATAGTTCTAACAAACAGCATACCGTGACAATAAGACGCACCAACCAAGAATTGTCATTGGCTTGCAACGAGGCTACCAAAGAAGAAAGAGCATTCGGCTGGCTAATGTTTTTACTGTGCGTCACGTTTGTCACTTGTTGGGTCCCACAAATG TCTGAGAGGAGTTGA
- the LOC113552492 gene encoding prostaglandin E2 receptor EP4 subtype-like — MELVVVNVTNASLSLATPVLLSVPSVTRLPSISVQIASIGLSAFGILGNLLALFILHQTRSSSNKKNVFMLWCLAINDSVVLVGRVIHMLFMDIRWLDSKKIVWSCRISVLWQFFGLNAGCVALIMAVERWLALTKPLFYKKMRTYLLFLLHCTQS, encoded by the coding sequence ATGGAGCTGGTCGTGGTGAATGTGACGAATGCGTCGTTATCGCTCGCCACACCTGTGCTTCTTTCGGTTCCGTCTGTCACCCGTTTACCGAGTATCAGCGTGCAGATAGCCTCTATCGGGTTGTCTGCGTTCGGCATACTCGGTAACCTGCTGGCGCTTTTTATATTGCACCAGACCCGATCAAGCAGCAACAAGAAAAACGTCTTCATGTTGTGGTGCCTGGCCATCAACGATTCCGTTGTGCTCGTCGGCAGGGTGATTCATATGTTATTCATGGACATCAGATGGCTGGACTCTAAGAAGATTGTGTGGTCGTGCCGGATCAGCGTCCTGTGGCAGTTCTTTGGGCTGAATGCTGGGTGCGTGGCTCTCATAATGGCTGTCGAACGTTGGTTGGCGCTTACCAAACCGCTTTTTTACAAAAAGATGCGTACTTACCTGTTATTTCTGCTGCACTGCACACAGTCTTAA